Proteins from a single region of Drosophila biarmipes strain raj3 chromosome 3R, RU_DBia_V1.1, whole genome shotgun sequence:
- the LOC108031208 gene encoding segmentation protein cap'n'collar isoform X4: MSESSGSKDPNVGAENGATGASADDIEKLKALEELQQDKDKDNENPLEDITNEWNGIPFTIDNETGEYIRLPLDELLNDVLKLSELSNLDELSDDPVASTSQAAAALNENQAQRIVSETGEDFLGCEGVPSKQRRLGAEDKETDPEKADGGDSFSVCDFEDLQNSVGSPLFDLDEDAKKELDEMLQSTAPPYHHPHPHHGHPHAHPHSHHHATMHHAHAHHAAAAAAAHQRAVQQANYGGGVGVGVGVGVGVGSGTGSAFQRQPAAGGFHHGHHQGRMPRLNRSVSMERLQDFATYFSPIPSMVGGVSDMSPYPHHYPGYSYQAAPSNGAPGTAGQHGQYGSGASAPLQPPPPPPPHHAAMLHHPNAALGDICPTGQPHYGHNLGSAVSSSMHLTNSSHEADGAAAAAAAYKVEHDLMYYGNTSSDINQTDGFINSIFTDEDLHLMDMNESFCRMVDNSTSNNSSVLGLPSSGHVSSGSGSSAQLGTGNPHGNQANGAAGGVGPMSGSAVGTGAAGMTADLLASGGAGAQGGADRLDASSDSAVSSMGSERVPSLSDGEWGEGSDSAQDYHQGKYGGPYDFSYNNNSRLSTATRQPPVAQKKHQLYGKRDPHKQTPSALPPTAPPAAATAVQSQNIKYEYDAGYASSGMASGGISEPGAMGPALTKDYHHHQAYGMGASGSAFSGDYTVRPSPRTSQDLVQLNHTYSLPQGSGSLPRPQARDKKPLVATKTASKGTSAGSSSSAGGSSSSMEEEHLTRDEKRARSLNIPISVQDIINLPMDEFNERLSKYDLSENQLSLIRDIRRRGKNKVAAQNCRKRKLDQILTLEDEVNAVVKRKTQLNQDRDHLESERKRISNKFAMLHRHVFQYLRDPEGNPCSPADYSLQQAADGSVYLLPREKSEGNSTATAASNAVSSAGGGSLNGHVPAQAPMHGLHSQHGMQAQHVGSGMSQQQQQQSRLPPHLQQQQQHLLQSQQQQPEGQQQQQHRKE, encoded by the exons GTGAATACATACGCTTGCCCCTGGATGAGTTGTTGAACGACGTACTCAAGCTCTCTGAACTATCGAACCTCGACGAG TTATCCGACGACCCGGTGGCCTCCACTTCGCAGGCAGCTGCCGCCTTGAACGAGAACCAAGCCCAGCGGATTGTATCGGAGACCGGTGAGGACTTCCTCGGCTGCGAAGGAGTTCCCAGCAAGCAACGTAGACTCGGCGCGGAGGACAAGGAGACCGATCCGGAGAAGGCTGACGGCGGAGATAGCTTCTCGGTGTGCGACTTCGAGGACCTGCAAAACTCCGTGGGCTCGCCCCTGTTTGACTTAGATGAGGACGCCAAGAAGGAGCTAGACGAGATGTTGCAATCCACGGCTCCGCCCTACCACCACCCCCATCCGCACCACGGCCACCCCCATGCCCATCCCCACAGCCACCACCATGCGACGATGCACCACGCCCATGCCCACcatgctgccgctgccgccgccgcccaccaGCGAGCGGTGCAGCAGGCCAACTACGGCGGTGGAGTCGGCGTGGGCGTCGGCGTCGGAGTGGGCGTGGGCAGCGGCACGGGCAGCGCCTTCCAGAGGCAGCCGGCTGCCGGCGGATTCCATCATGGCCATCACCAG GGCCGCATGCCGCGTCTGAACCGCAGCGTCTCGATGGAGCGTCTCCAGGACTTTGCCACCTACTTCAGTCCCATTCCGAGCATGGTGGGCGGGGTGTCCGACATGTCGCCCTATCCGCACCACTATCCGGGCTACTCCTACCAGGCGGCGCCCTCGAACGGAGCCCCGGGCACTGCGGGCCAGCATGGTCAGTACGGAAGTGGCGCCTCGGCTCCCCTGcagccaccaccgccgccgccgccgcaccACGCGGCCATGCTGCACCACCCGAACGCCGCCCTGGGCGACATCTGCCCCACTGGCCAGCCCCACTACGGGCACAACCTGGGCTCGGCCGTCAGCTCGAGCATGCATCTGACCAACTCCAGCCACGAGGCCGACGGAgcagccgctgccgccgccgcctacAAGGTGGAGCACGACCTGATGTACTACGGG AACACCTCTTCGGACATTAACCAGACGGATGGCTTTATCAACTCCATTTTTACCGATGAGGATCTGCACTTGATGGACATGAATGAGA GCTTCTGTCGCATGGTGGACAACAGCACCAGCAACAACTCCTCGGTGCTGGGCTTGCCCAGCAGTGGACATGTCAGCAGCGGCTCCGGCAGCTCGGCTCAACTGGGGACGGGAAATCCGCACGGCAACCAAGCCAACGGAGCTGCAGGCGGCGTGGGCCCAATGAGCGGCTCGGCTGTGGGCACTGGAGCAGCGGGCATGACCGCCGATCTTTTGGCCAGCGGCGGTGCAGGAGCACAAGGCGGTGCGGATCGCCTGGACGCGTCCAGCGACAGTGCTGTCAGTTCGATGGGTTCGGAGCGCGTGCCGTCCCTCTCCGACGGCGAGTGGGGCGAGGGCAGCGACTCCGCCCAGGACTATCATCAGGGCAAGTACGGCGGCCCCTACGACTTTAGCTACAACAACAATTCGCGGCTGAGCACAGCCACCCGTCAGCCGCCGGTGGCGCAGAAGAAGCACCAGCTGTACGGCAAGAGGGATCCCCACAAGCAGACCCCATCGGCTCTGCCGCCCACAGCTCCACCAGCAGCTGCCACGGCAGTCCAATCGCAGAACATCAAGTATGAGTACGATGCTGGCTACGCCTCTTCGGGCATGGCCAGCGGTGGCATCAGTGAGCCAGGAGCGATGGGACCCGCTCTGACCAAGGACTACCATCACCACCAGGCCTACGGCATGGGAGCCAGCGGAAGCGCCTTCTCCGGGGACTATACAGTACGACCATCGCCCAGGACTTCACAGGATCTGGTGCAACTAAACCATACCTATTCGCTGCCCCAGGGAAGTGGCTCCCTGCCCAGACCCCAGGCTCGCGATAAGAAGCCTCTGGTGGCCACTAAGACCGCTTCGAAGGGAACGAGtgccggcagcagcagcagtgccGGCGGAAGTAGCAGCAGCATGGAGGAAGAGCATCTGACACGCGATGAGAAGCGCGCCCGCTCCCTGAACATCCCCATTTCCGTGCAGGACATTATCAATCTGCCCATGGACGAGTTCAACGAGCGATTGTCCAAGTATGACCTGAGCGAGAACCAGTTGTCGCTGATCCGCGACATTCGTCGGCGTGGCAAGAACAAGGTGGCTGCCCAGAACTGCCGCAAGCGCAAGCTGGACCAGATCCTCACCCTCGAGGACGAGGTGAATGCGGTGGTCAAGCGTAAGACGCAGCTCAATCAGGACCGCGATCACTTGGAGAGCGAGCGCAAGCGCATCTCGAACAAGTTCGCCATGCTGCATCGTCATGTCTTCCAG TATCTCCGGGATCCCGAGGGCAATCCCTGCTCGCCGGCAGACTACAGTCTGCAGCAAGCTGCCGATGGCTCCGTTTACTTGCTGCCCCGCGAGAAGTCCGAGGGCAACAGCACGGCCACGGCTGCCTCGAATGCAGTTTCGTCGGCTGGCGGCGGAAGCTTGAATGGCCATGTGCCCGCCCAGGCGCCCATGCATGGCCTTCACAGCCAGCACGGAATGCAGGCGCAACATGTGGGCAGTGGCatgtcgcagcagcagcaacagcagtcgAGGCTGCCGCCCCacctgcaacagcagcagcagcaccttcTGCAgtcgcagcaacagcaaccggaaggtcagcagcagcagcagcatcgcaAGGAATGA
- the LOC108031208 gene encoding segmentation protein cap'n'collar isoform X5 — MPRLNRSVSMERLQDFATYFSPIPSMVGGVSDMSPYPHHYPGYSYQAAPSNGAPGTAGQHGQYGSGASAPLQPPPPPPPHHAAMLHHPNAALGDICPTGQPHYGHNLGSAVSSSMHLTNSSHEADGAAAAAAAYKVEHDLMYYGNTSSDINQTDGFINSIFTDEDLHLMDMNESFCRMVDNSTSNNSSVLGLPSSGHVSSGSGSSAQLGTGNPHGNQANGAAGGVGPMSGSAVGTGAAGMTADLLASGGAGAQGGADRLDASSDSAVSSMGSERVPSLSDGEWGEGSDSAQDYHQGKYGGPYDFSYNNNSRLSTATRQPPVAQKKHQLYGKRDPHKQTPSALPPTAPPAAATAVQSQNIKYEYDAGYASSGMASGGISEPGAMGPALTKDYHHHQAYGMGASGSAFSGDYTVRPSPRTSQDLVQLNHTYSLPQGSGSLPRPQARDKKPLVATKTASKGTSAGSSSSAGGSSSSMEEEHLTRDEKRARSLNIPISVQDIINLPMDEFNERLSKYDLSENQLSLIRDIRRRGKNKVAAQNCRKRKLDQILTLEDEVNAVVKRKTQLNQDRDHLESERKRISNKFAMLHRHVFQYLRDPEGNPCSPADYSLQQAADGSVYLLPREKSEGNSTATAASNAVSSAGGGSLNGHVPAQAPMHGLHSQHGMQAQHVGSGMSQQQQQQSRLPPHLQQQQQHLLQSQQQQPEGQQQQQHRKE; from the exons ATGCCGCGTCTGAACCGCAGCGTCTCGATGGAGCGTCTCCAGGACTTTGCCACCTACTTCAGTCCCATTCCGAGCATGGTGGGCGGGGTGTCCGACATGTCGCCCTATCCGCACCACTATCCGGGCTACTCCTACCAGGCGGCGCCCTCGAACGGAGCCCCGGGCACTGCGGGCCAGCATGGTCAGTACGGAAGTGGCGCCTCGGCTCCCCTGcagccaccaccgccgccgccgccgcaccACGCGGCCATGCTGCACCACCCGAACGCCGCCCTGGGCGACATCTGCCCCACTGGCCAGCCCCACTACGGGCACAACCTGGGCTCGGCCGTCAGCTCGAGCATGCATCTGACCAACTCCAGCCACGAGGCCGACGGAgcagccgctgccgccgccgcctacAAGGTGGAGCACGACCTGATGTACTACGGG AACACCTCTTCGGACATTAACCAGACGGATGGCTTTATCAACTCCATTTTTACCGATGAGGATCTGCACTTGATGGACATGAATGAGA GCTTCTGTCGCATGGTGGACAACAGCACCAGCAACAACTCCTCGGTGCTGGGCTTGCCCAGCAGTGGACATGTCAGCAGCGGCTCCGGCAGCTCGGCTCAACTGGGGACGGGAAATCCGCACGGCAACCAAGCCAACGGAGCTGCAGGCGGCGTGGGCCCAATGAGCGGCTCGGCTGTGGGCACTGGAGCAGCGGGCATGACCGCCGATCTTTTGGCCAGCGGCGGTGCAGGAGCACAAGGCGGTGCGGATCGCCTGGACGCGTCCAGCGACAGTGCTGTCAGTTCGATGGGTTCGGAGCGCGTGCCGTCCCTCTCCGACGGCGAGTGGGGCGAGGGCAGCGACTCCGCCCAGGACTATCATCAGGGCAAGTACGGCGGCCCCTACGACTTTAGCTACAACAACAATTCGCGGCTGAGCACAGCCACCCGTCAGCCGCCGGTGGCGCAGAAGAAGCACCAGCTGTACGGCAAGAGGGATCCCCACAAGCAGACCCCATCGGCTCTGCCGCCCACAGCTCCACCAGCAGCTGCCACGGCAGTCCAATCGCAGAACATCAAGTATGAGTACGATGCTGGCTACGCCTCTTCGGGCATGGCCAGCGGTGGCATCAGTGAGCCAGGAGCGATGGGACCCGCTCTGACCAAGGACTACCATCACCACCAGGCCTACGGCATGGGAGCCAGCGGAAGCGCCTTCTCCGGGGACTATACAGTACGACCATCGCCCAGGACTTCACAGGATCTGGTGCAACTAAACCATACCTATTCGCTGCCCCAGGGAAGTGGCTCCCTGCCCAGACCCCAGGCTCGCGATAAGAAGCCTCTGGTGGCCACTAAGACCGCTTCGAAGGGAACGAGtgccggcagcagcagcagtgccGGCGGAAGTAGCAGCAGCATGGAGGAAGAGCATCTGACACGCGATGAGAAGCGCGCCCGCTCCCTGAACATCCCCATTTCCGTGCAGGACATTATCAATCTGCCCATGGACGAGTTCAACGAGCGATTGTCCAAGTATGACCTGAGCGAGAACCAGTTGTCGCTGATCCGCGACATTCGTCGGCGTGGCAAGAACAAGGTGGCTGCCCAGAACTGCCGCAAGCGCAAGCTGGACCAGATCCTCACCCTCGAGGACGAGGTGAATGCGGTGGTCAAGCGTAAGACGCAGCTCAATCAGGACCGCGATCACTTGGAGAGCGAGCGCAAGCGCATCTCGAACAAGTTCGCCATGCTGCATCGTCATGTCTTCCAG TATCTCCGGGATCCCGAGGGCAATCCCTGCTCGCCGGCAGACTACAGTCTGCAGCAAGCTGCCGATGGCTCCGTTTACTTGCTGCCCCGCGAGAAGTCCGAGGGCAACAGCACGGCCACGGCTGCCTCGAATGCAGTTTCGTCGGCTGGCGGCGGAAGCTTGAATGGCCATGTGCCCGCCCAGGCGCCCATGCATGGCCTTCACAGCCAGCACGGAATGCAGGCGCAACATGTGGGCAGTGGCatgtcgcagcagcagcaacagcagtcgAGGCTGCCGCCCCacctgcaacagcagcagcagcaccttcTGCAgtcgcagcaacagcaaccggaaggtcagcagcagcagcagcatcgcaAGGAATGA
- the LOC108031208 gene encoding segmentation protein cap'n'collar isoform X6 — MVDNSTSNNSSVLGLPSSGHVSSGSGSSAQLGTGNPHGNQANGAAGGVGPMSGSAVGTGAAGMTADLLASGGAGAQGGADRLDASSDSAVSSMGSERVPSLSDGEWGEGSDSAQDYHQGKYGGPYDFSYNNNSRLSTATRQPPVAQKKHQLYGKRDPHKQTPSALPPTAPPAAATAVQSQNIKYEYDAGYASSGMASGGISEPGAMGPALTKDYHHHQAYGMGASGSAFSGDYTVRPSPRTSQDLVQLNHTYSLPQGSGSLPRPQARDKKPLVATKTASKGTSAGSSSSAGGSSSSMEEEHLTRDEKRARSLNIPISVQDIINLPMDEFNERLSKYDLSENQLSLIRDIRRRGKNKVAAQNCRKRKLDQILTLEDEVNAVVKRKTQLNQDRDHLESERKRISNKFAMLHRHVFQYLRDPEGNPCSPADYSLQQAADGSVYLLPREKSEGNSTATAASNAVSSAGGGSLNGHVPAQAPMHGLHSQHGMQAQHVGSGMSQQQQQQSRLPPHLQQQQQHLLQSQQQQPEGQQQQQHRKE, encoded by the exons ATGGTGGACAACAGCACCAGCAACAACTCCTCGGTGCTGGGCTTGCCCAGCAGTGGACATGTCAGCAGCGGCTCCGGCAGCTCGGCTCAACTGGGGACGGGAAATCCGCACGGCAACCAAGCCAACGGAGCTGCAGGCGGCGTGGGCCCAATGAGCGGCTCGGCTGTGGGCACTGGAGCAGCGGGCATGACCGCCGATCTTTTGGCCAGCGGCGGTGCAGGAGCACAAGGCGGTGCGGATCGCCTGGACGCGTCCAGCGACAGTGCTGTCAGTTCGATGGGTTCGGAGCGCGTGCCGTCCCTCTCCGACGGCGAGTGGGGCGAGGGCAGCGACTCCGCCCAGGACTATCATCAGGGCAAGTACGGCGGCCCCTACGACTTTAGCTACAACAACAATTCGCGGCTGAGCACAGCCACCCGTCAGCCGCCGGTGGCGCAGAAGAAGCACCAGCTGTACGGCAAGAGGGATCCCCACAAGCAGACCCCATCGGCTCTGCCGCCCACAGCTCCACCAGCAGCTGCCACGGCAGTCCAATCGCAGAACATCAAGTATGAGTACGATGCTGGCTACGCCTCTTCGGGCATGGCCAGCGGTGGCATCAGTGAGCCAGGAGCGATGGGACCCGCTCTGACCAAGGACTACCATCACCACCAGGCCTACGGCATGGGAGCCAGCGGAAGCGCCTTCTCCGGGGACTATACAGTACGACCATCGCCCAGGACTTCACAGGATCTGGTGCAACTAAACCATACCTATTCGCTGCCCCAGGGAAGTGGCTCCCTGCCCAGACCCCAGGCTCGCGATAAGAAGCCTCTGGTGGCCACTAAGACCGCTTCGAAGGGAACGAGtgccggcagcagcagcagtgccGGCGGAAGTAGCAGCAGCATGGAGGAAGAGCATCTGACACGCGATGAGAAGCGCGCCCGCTCCCTGAACATCCCCATTTCCGTGCAGGACATTATCAATCTGCCCATGGACGAGTTCAACGAGCGATTGTCCAAGTATGACCTGAGCGAGAACCAGTTGTCGCTGATCCGCGACATTCGTCGGCGTGGCAAGAACAAGGTGGCTGCCCAGAACTGCCGCAAGCGCAAGCTGGACCAGATCCTCACCCTCGAGGACGAGGTGAATGCGGTGGTCAAGCGTAAGACGCAGCTCAATCAGGACCGCGATCACTTGGAGAGCGAGCGCAAGCGCATCTCGAACAAGTTCGCCATGCTGCATCGTCATGTCTTCCAG TATCTCCGGGATCCCGAGGGCAATCCCTGCTCGCCGGCAGACTACAGTCTGCAGCAAGCTGCCGATGGCTCCGTTTACTTGCTGCCCCGCGAGAAGTCCGAGGGCAACAGCACGGCCACGGCTGCCTCGAATGCAGTTTCGTCGGCTGGCGGCGGAAGCTTGAATGGCCATGTGCCCGCCCAGGCGCCCATGCATGGCCTTCACAGCCAGCACGGAATGCAGGCGCAACATGTGGGCAGTGGCatgtcgcagcagcagcaacagcagtcgAGGCTGCCGCCCCacctgcaacagcagcagcagcaccttcTGCAgtcgcagcaacagcaaccggaaggtcagcagcagcagcagcatcgcaAGGAATGA